In Papaver somniferum cultivar HN1 chromosome 1, ASM357369v1, whole genome shotgun sequence, a genomic segment contains:
- the LOC113271399 gene encoding uncharacterized protein LOC113271399, with protein sequence MATKCWLIWKERRLIIFQSKSTTSVQLALAVQRHLAFWSPLSEIKKKETNTTGNTDQQVNSASNSLRQASHIDKGWTKPPLNQFKLNFDASWIDALRSAGYGLIIRYDTGSASQARAGTFQPSTAEEAEALSLLEAAKSANSMNLKDFWVEGDYQRLILYVLGKTSNIFLEKQ encoded by the exons ATGGCCACAAAATGCTGGTTGATTTGGAAGGAAAGACGCCTTATCATCTTTCAATCCAAATCTACCACAAGTGTTCAGCTAGCACTAGCAGTCCAAAGACATTTGGCTTTTTGGTCTCCTTTGTCTGAAATAA aaaaaaaagaaacaaatacaaCTGGAAACACGGACCAACAAGTAAACAGCGCTTCTAACTCACTTAGGCAGGCATCTCACATAGACAAAGGATGGACAAAACCACCTCTAAATCAGTTTAAACTAAATTTTGATGCTTCGTGGATTGATGCTTTACGCTCCGCTGGTTATGGTTTAATCATACGATATGATACAGGAAGTGCTAGTCAAGCTAGAGCTGGGACTTTCCAACCATCAACTGCAGAAGAAGCAGAGGCTCTGAGTTTGCTGGAAGCAGCAAAGTCGGCTAATAGTATGAATCTAAAGGACTTCTGGGTGGAAGGTGATTATCAGCGGCTGATACTCTATGTTCTGGGAAAAACAAGCAACATTTTTTTGGAGAAGCAATGA